The following coding sequences are from one Paenibacillus stellifer window:
- a CDS encoding bifunctional 2',3'-cyclic-nucleotide 2'-phosphodiesterase/3'-nucleotidase — protein MGDLRWNKRVASVLAGAVFTAQILGGAALGSLWGTEKADAAGAEASSLPKIDLRLMSTTDVHTNVYGWDYFKDAPSATVGLSRTYTLVKAARAEEPNNLLLDNGDLIQGTPLGTYEAKINPLTAPENAGKAHPMIAALNTMGYDAATFGNHEFNYGLDFLERTINGDGTPGTEATFPYINANIYIDDHDGNPDNDVNKYLPYKIITKSVTDSTGNTVSIKVGLLGLVTPQIMDWDKANLEGKVITKDIAATAAKFVPEMKAQGADVIVAMAHSGFDSAASIGDGSENDINALSQVPGIDAITFSHTHKAFPTNGDNTALDSSFKDPSTKQPYSYIDNVNGHIHDVPAVQAGFGGGYLGLIDLVITQDGNGKWTVDKAASKASTRSAKDVTEDPAVLNAVGGDHDATRQYTGTPLGNTLAPMNSYFALVQDDPTVQIVTYAQKRYVENLINTDGNLSQYKGLPILSVGAPFKAGRNGPDEYTSIEAGPLTIRSASDLYLYDNTLKAIVVKGSVVKEWLEMSAGAFNQIKTRISTPQPLLNSKFAVYNFDVIDGIQYKIDVTKNAKYKPDGTINDPTSSRVVDVTYNNEPLNLNQDFVVVTNNYRASGGGNFPGVKGSKMIIDSQMENRQVLMDYITEAGTIDPTADGNWSLAPIKGNVNITFTSSPLAAAKLPTNMSSTGQKDERGFSIYNLNLKETVPAPTQDVEVHLIGINDFHGQLDTTSAVSGKPVGTAAILATYLKQTQAKYANSLLFHNGDSVGASAPVSSLERDEPTIKWMNMMGFDVGSLGNHEFDQGVDALKSQLYGGKDPKNESIVHAGTDFDYVNANTIDNTTGKPIINPYVIKEIAGVKIGFIGLVTKATPSKVSPAGTAGVHFLSAEEEAQAVEKYAAELQSKGVETIIVLAHDPATTKDGVTTGEAADLANALPANSPVDVIVAGDNHALANGTVNGKLIVQAYSYGTAFEDIKLVIDHTTGDVKDKSATVTTTFQQGVTPDAATVSLVNEYLNKHPELTRPVGTTDGSITRTDAYNNESALGNLIADAMRAANFGDGKGPADFAFMNPGGIRADLPNGNVSFGDLAKIQPFGNTLVKLTLTGAQIKTLLKQQWGVKADGTADTKTLQISGLKYTANMYLPVESRIASLTKTDGTPIQDTQKYTAVVNNFMAAGGDNYKVLTEASESLAGPIDLDVFYDYIVKTFNGGRITAAVEGRITNVTTPGSGSGSGSTPTPTSTPKPSASPTPSPSATPAPSATPAPTASSAPKFSDLGKVAWAQEAIQSLTDKGIIKGMGNGTFAPQKTVTRAEFVTMLVRALNLPDAAASNQFTDVKNNAWYTDAIAKAYAAGIVSGSGAGKFEPGREVTREEMAIMIYNALKAQLQPIDQNSVLKSFTDSSKIASYAKLPVAQLTQLGIIKGVDASSFAPKDLASRAQAAVIIYRMLGLQAS, from the coding sequence ATGGGAGATTTGCGTTGGAACAAGCGAGTGGCTTCCGTATTGGCAGGAGCTGTGTTCACGGCCCAAATACTGGGGGGAGCTGCGCTAGGTTCACTTTGGGGAACGGAGAAGGCGGATGCCGCCGGTGCTGAGGCCTCTTCACTGCCTAAAATTGACCTTAGGTTAATGAGCACAACGGACGTGCATACGAACGTTTATGGCTGGGATTATTTCAAGGATGCTCCGTCTGCAACGGTCGGACTTTCCCGGACTTACACATTGGTTAAGGCAGCCCGGGCAGAGGAACCCAATAACCTGCTGCTTGATAACGGAGACTTGATTCAAGGTACGCCGCTGGGTACATATGAAGCCAAGATCAATCCGCTCACGGCTCCTGAGAACGCCGGAAAGGCTCACCCGATGATTGCTGCCCTCAATACGATGGGCTATGATGCGGCAACTTTCGGAAATCATGAATTCAATTACGGGCTGGATTTCCTGGAACGCACGATCAACGGAGACGGAACGCCGGGCACCGAGGCGACTTTCCCGTATATCAACGCCAATATTTATATTGATGATCATGATGGCAATCCGGATAACGACGTTAATAAGTATCTGCCTTATAAAATTATTACGAAGAGCGTTACGGACAGCACTGGCAATACGGTATCAATCAAGGTTGGTCTGCTTGGTCTCGTAACTCCGCAGATCATGGATTGGGACAAAGCAAATCTGGAAGGCAAAGTCATCACCAAAGATATTGCGGCAACGGCTGCAAAGTTCGTACCGGAAATGAAGGCACAGGGAGCCGATGTTATTGTCGCCATGGCTCACTCGGGCTTTGACTCCGCGGCGTCTATCGGAGACGGCTCCGAGAATGACATTAACGCGCTGAGCCAGGTTCCTGGCATCGACGCCATCACGTTCTCGCATACGCACAAAGCGTTCCCGACGAACGGCGACAACACGGCGCTGGATTCCTCCTTCAAGGACCCATCCACTAAGCAGCCTTATTCTTATATCGATAATGTGAACGGCCATATCCACGATGTTCCGGCTGTACAGGCCGGCTTCGGCGGCGGTTATCTCGGCCTGATCGACCTTGTGATCACTCAGGACGGAAATGGCAAATGGACAGTGGACAAGGCCGCTTCCAAAGCATCGACCCGCTCGGCCAAGGATGTTACTGAAGATCCGGCTGTTCTGAATGCGGTTGGCGGCGATCATGATGCTACTCGCCAGTATACCGGAACGCCGCTTGGCAACACGCTGGCGCCGATGAACAGCTATTTCGCGCTCGTTCAGGATGATCCGACTGTCCAGATCGTAACGTATGCGCAGAAGCGTTATGTCGAGAATCTGATCAACACTGACGGGAACCTGTCCCAGTACAAAGGTCTGCCGATTCTCAGCGTAGGCGCTCCGTTCAAAGCGGGACGCAACGGCCCCGACGAGTATACGAGTATTGAAGCCGGCCCGCTGACGATCCGCAGCGCGAGCGATCTGTATCTGTATGACAATACGCTCAAGGCAATCGTAGTCAAAGGTTCGGTCGTCAAAGAATGGCTGGAAATGAGCGCGGGTGCTTTCAACCAAATCAAGACCCGCATTTCTACACCGCAGCCTTTGCTCAATTCCAAGTTCGCTGTCTACAACTTTGACGTTATCGACGGCATTCAGTACAAAATCGACGTGACCAAGAATGCGAAATACAAACCGGATGGTACGATCAACGATCCAACCTCCAGCCGGGTGGTCGACGTAACCTATAATAATGAACCGCTCAATCTGAATCAGGACTTCGTCGTTGTAACGAACAACTACCGCGCAAGCGGCGGCGGCAACTTCCCGGGTGTCAAGGGATCGAAGATGATCATCGACTCCCAGATGGAAAACCGCCAGGTTCTGATGGATTACATCACCGAGGCTGGAACAATTGACCCGACTGCGGACGGCAACTGGTCTCTCGCTCCGATCAAGGGCAATGTGAATATTACCTTCACGTCTTCGCCTCTTGCGGCTGCGAAGCTTCCAACGAACATGTCCTCAACCGGACAGAAGGACGAGAGAGGATTTAGCATTTATAATCTGAATTTGAAAGAAACCGTACCTGCACCGACTCAGGATGTAGAGGTTCATCTGATCGGTATCAACGACTTCCACGGCCAGCTGGACACGACGTCTGCTGTCAGCGGCAAGCCGGTAGGCACAGCCGCCATCCTGGCGACATATCTCAAGCAGACTCAAGCGAAGTATGCGAACTCGCTGCTGTTCCACAACGGCGACTCGGTAGGCGCATCTGCTCCGGTATCTTCCTTAGAGCGCGACGAGCCGACGATCAAGTGGATGAACATGATGGGCTTTGATGTCGGTTCCCTCGGCAACCATGAGTTTGACCAAGGCGTGGATGCATTGAAGTCCCAACTGTACGGCGGTAAAGATCCGAAGAATGAGAGCATCGTTCACGCCGGTACAGACTTCGACTACGTGAATGCCAACACGATTGACAATACGACAGGCAAACCGATCATCAATCCTTATGTTATTAAAGAAATCGCAGGCGTCAAAATCGGATTTATCGGTCTGGTTACCAAAGCAACGCCAAGCAAGGTTTCTCCTGCAGGCACAGCTGGCGTACACTTCTTGTCCGCCGAAGAAGAAGCACAGGCTGTTGAGAAATACGCAGCCGAGCTGCAGAGCAAGGGTGTAGAGACAATCATCGTTCTGGCCCATGATCCGGCAACGACCAAGGATGGCGTGACGACCGGCGAAGCCGCCGATCTGGCCAACGCGCTTCCGGCGAACTCTCCGGTAGACGTTATCGTGGCCGGCGACAACCATGCTCTTGCCAACGGCACCGTGAACGGCAAGCTGATTGTCCAGGCATACTCCTACGGAACGGCGTTTGAAGACATCAAGCTGGTCATCGACCACACGACGGGCGATGTGAAAGATAAGTCTGCTACCGTTACAACGACATTCCAGCAGGGAGTAACCCCTGATGCCGCAACCGTATCGCTGGTTAACGAATACCTGAACAAGCATCCGGAGCTGACTCGCCCGGTTGGCACGACGGACGGAAGCATTACCCGTACGGATGCATACAACAATGAATCGGCGCTGGGCAACCTGATCGCCGATGCAATGCGCGCCGCCAACTTTGGCGACGGCAAAGGACCGGCAGACTTCGCCTTCATGAATCCGGGCGGCATCCGCGCCGATCTTCCGAACGGCAATGTCTCCTTCGGCGACCTGGCCAAGATCCAGCCATTCGGCAATACGCTGGTGAAGCTGACGCTGACCGGAGCACAGATCAAGACACTGCTGAAACAGCAATGGGGTGTGAAGGCGGACGGTACGGCTGACACCAAAACACTGCAAATTTCGGGCCTGAAATACACGGCCAATATGTATCTGCCGGTTGAGAGCCGGATTGCATCACTGACTAAAACCGATGGAACGCCAATCCAGGATACTCAGAAGTATACGGCAGTCGTTAACAACTTCATGGCGGCGGGCGGAGATAACTACAAGGTGCTGACAGAAGCATCTGAATCTCTGGCTGGTCCGATCGACCTGGATGTATTCTACGATTACATCGTCAAGACGTTCAATGGCGGCCGAATCACCGCTGCCGTTGAAGGACGCATCACCAACGTAACGACTCCAGGCTCCGGATCTGGTTCGGGTTCGACACCGACACCGACATCCACACCGAAGCCAAGCGCGTCACCGACGCCAAGCCCATCCGCGACGCCGGCGCCAAGCGCAACTCCGGCTCCGACAGCCTCTTCGGCTCCTAAATTCTCGGACCTGGGCAAGGTAGCATGGGCCCAAGAAGCGATTCAGTCGCTGACGGACAAAGGCATTATCAAAGGTATGGGCAACGGCACTTTCGCTCCGCAGAAGACTGTAACCCGTGCGGAATTTGTTACGATGCTCGTTCGGGCACTGAATCTGCCTGATGCAGCAGCCAGCAATCAATTTACCGATGTCAAGAACAATGCCTGGTATACTGACGCGATAGCCAAAGCATATGCGGCGGGCATCGTATCGGGTTCCGGCGCCGGTAAATTTGAACCGGGACGTGAGGTAACCCGTGAAGAAATGGCAATCATGATCTACAATGCGCTTAAAGCGCAGTTGCAGCCGATCGACCAGAACTCCGTTCTGAAGTCGTTCACTGACAGCTCCAAGATCGCATCCTATGCGAAGCTCCCTGTCGCACAGCTGACCCAGCTGGGCATCATCAAGGGCGTGGATGCATCGAGTTTCGCGCCGAAGGATCTCGCTAGCCGTGCCCAGGCTGCGGTAATTATCTATCGCATGCTTGGTCTCCAAGCCTCCTAA
- a CDS encoding helix-turn-helix domain-containing protein, producing MDIGSTIRSIRKRKNITIAQICEQTGLSQGFMSQVETNKTSPSISTLESIAQALKVPLPYLLLRKEERMQIVRAGERQQTTSGPDRLKVSHLGQTQNMRMMLVEIPPGSSTGEVPHAHEGQETHLVLSGTVVAEQGEDIAELNEGDSFSWNACTPHRVQNIGGETAVILIAVFRERQEDFNMI from the coding sequence ATGGATATCGGTTCAACCATACGATCCATCCGCAAGCGAAAAAATATTACCATTGCCCAGATCTGCGAGCAGACCGGCCTGTCGCAGGGCTTCATGAGCCAGGTCGAAACCAACAAGACCTCCCCGTCCATCAGCACGCTGGAGAGCATCGCCCAGGCGTTGAAGGTGCCATTGCCCTACCTCCTGCTCCGCAAGGAAGAGCGGATGCAGATTGTCCGGGCTGGAGAACGCCAGCAGACGACGAGTGGACCCGATCGCCTTAAAGTCTCCCACCTGGGTCAGACCCAGAACATGCGAATGATGCTTGTGGAGATTCCGCCGGGTTCCTCAACCGGAGAAGTTCCCCATGCTCATGAAGGACAGGAGACGCATCTTGTTCTGTCGGGTACGGTCGTGGCCGAGCAAGGCGAAGACATCGCCGAGCTGAACGAAGGAGACTCCTTCAGTTGGAATGCTTGTACACCTCATAGGGTACAGAACATCGGGGGCGAAACCGCCGTCATTCTGATCGCCGTCTTCAGGGAGCGTCAGGAAGACTTTAACATGATTTAG
- a CDS encoding DoxX family protein, whose amino-acid sequence MRVALGVLFLSHGINKLQMGLDNVSGWFSGLGLPGFMAYVITGIELIGGVLLIVGLFTRYVSILFIAVLIGAVVTAKLPAGLLGNGQSAGYELDIAFILIALYLAVAGQTGLSLDRALFHRGGRS is encoded by the coding sequence ATGCGTGTAGCTTTGGGGGTACTATTCCTGTCGCACGGCATTAACAAGCTTCAGATGGGACTCGACAACGTATCGGGATGGTTCTCGGGGTTAGGGCTTCCCGGCTTCATGGCTTATGTAATAACGGGCATCGAGCTCATCGGTGGAGTCCTGCTTATTGTTGGATTGTTCACCCGTTATGTGTCGATATTGTTTATCGCCGTGCTGATCGGCGCCGTAGTCACAGCCAAGCTTCCTGCCGGCCTTCTCGGCAACGGACAATCTGCCGGGTATGAGCTCGATATCGCCTTTATTCTGATCGCCCTGTATCTTGCTGTGGCCGGACAGACGGGATTGTCGCTGGACCGTGCGCTTTTTCATAGAGGAGGCCGAAGCTGA
- a CDS encoding alpha/beta hydrolase, with translation MKEYPYTVVLPDNYDEDSRYPAVFALHGKGSNEHDLLELLKPLGAKFILISIRGDREMGPGYQYYELKSLGNPVREQFDEAAAGLEACIEQASTQYAVDPARRYVVGFSQGAILASSLALVMGDRLKGIAALNGYVPDFVKNEYPVRSVEKLSIFISHGEFDPVFPVKIGYETADFFKSRNDHVIFHTYPSGHTVTGDNRSDVLRFLEQDAFPDYNTISQ, from the coding sequence ATGAAGGAATATCCTTATACTGTTGTTCTGCCCGACAATTACGACGAGGATTCGCGTTATCCGGCGGTGTTCGCGCTTCACGGAAAAGGCTCGAATGAGCATGATCTGCTTGAACTGCTGAAGCCGCTTGGCGCTAAATTCATTCTGATCAGCATCCGAGGTGACCGGGAGATGGGACCTGGCTACCAATATTACGAGCTAAAGAGTCTGGGAAATCCGGTCCGTGAGCAGTTTGACGAAGCTGCAGCCGGACTGGAGGCTTGTATTGAACAGGCTTCGACGCAATATGCGGTCGATCCGGCAAGACGTTATGTCGTCGGATTCAGCCAGGGCGCGATTCTGGCATCTTCACTCGCGCTGGTGATGGGGGATCGGCTAAAAGGCATTGCAGCGCTGAACGGTTATGTACCCGATTTTGTCAAGAACGAGTATCCGGTCCGCAGTGTGGAGAAGCTGTCCATCTTCATCTCGCATGGCGAGTTTGATCCCGTCTTTCCGGTGAAGATTGGCTATGAGACCGCGGATTTCTTCAAGTCGAGGAATGATCATGTGATTTTCCATACCTATCCTTCCGGGCATACCGTCACCGGTGACAATCGAAGCGATGTGCTGCGGTTCCTGGAACAGGACGCTTTTCCCGATTACAATACTATTTCTCAATAA
- a CDS encoding DODA-type extradiol aromatic ring-opening family dioxygenase, with the protein MMPSFFFAHGAPSLVIEDHEYTGFLKKFASTLPRKPKAIVIFSAHWEDRVQQVSQVSEHGTIYDFYGFPDEMYQMKYPAPGDASLSAQVLSLLNGAGIPSVPDTSRGLDHGSWAVLKLIYPDADIPVVALSVNRYLSNEEQYEIGKALGELREQDVLIIGSGGIVHNLRQISWGAGPESIDSWAMEFDTWIQSRLEDWNLEELLQYRELAPNAERAVPTSEHFIPLLLAMGSGDSVRSAELLHRSYQWGSLSLTAWKFN; encoded by the coding sequence ATGATGCCATCTTTTTTCTTCGCCCATGGGGCTCCGTCGCTGGTAATAGAAGATCATGAATACACCGGATTTTTGAAAAAGTTTGCGTCCACGCTGCCGCGTAAGCCGAAGGCGATCGTCATTTTTTCCGCTCACTGGGAGGACCGGGTTCAGCAGGTGAGCCAGGTGAGCGAGCATGGAACGATTTATGATTTCTACGGCTTCCCGGACGAGATGTACCAAATGAAGTATCCGGCTCCGGGGGATGCTTCGCTGAGCGCTCAGGTGCTGTCTCTGCTGAACGGCGCGGGCATTCCAAGCGTTCCCGACACGTCCCGTGGACTGGATCACGGCTCCTGGGCGGTGCTTAAGCTGATTTATCCGGATGCGGATATTCCGGTCGTCGCCCTGTCTGTCAACCGGTACCTGAGCAATGAAGAGCAGTACGAGATCGGCAAGGCGCTGGGCGAGCTTCGCGAGCAGGACGTTCTCATTATCGGCAGCGGCGGCATCGTCCACAATCTCCGCCAGATTTCATGGGGCGCCGGACCGGAGTCCATCGATTCATGGGCAATGGAATTTGATACGTGGATTCAGTCGCGGCTGGAGGATTGGAATCTGGAGGAGCTGCTGCAGTATCGGGAGCTCGCTCCGAATGCCGAGCGCGCCGTTCCAACCAGCGAGCATTTCATTCCGCTGCTGCTGGCAATGGGCAGCGGTGATTCTGTCCGCAGCGCCGAGCTGCTGCACCGCAGTTATCAGTGGGGAAGCCTCAGCCTGACGGCTTGGAAATTCAACTGA
- a CDS encoding VWA domain-containing protein produces the protein MGIVLDISGSMQRLYNNGTVQEVVERVLAVAAKFDDNGSLDVWVYDNEFSRLPSVTERDFGRYVFTHILNNREIHKFGANNEPPVMEDVIRKYTKEEHDETPVFLIFINDGGVLPKTKKIIHAASGEPIFWQFVGIGKSDFKVLKQLDTLEGRLVDNASFIQLNDIERKSREIRKLALLSLS, from the coding sequence ATCGGCATTGTGCTGGATATCAGCGGCTCCATGCAGAGGCTGTATAACAATGGGACCGTTCAAGAGGTTGTAGAGCGGGTACTGGCGGTAGCCGCAAAATTTGATGATAACGGTTCGCTTGATGTGTGGGTGTACGACAATGAATTCAGCCGCCTTCCGTCCGTCACGGAACGGGATTTCGGGCGCTATGTGTTCACGCATATTCTCAACAATCGGGAAATTCACAAGTTCGGAGCGAACAACGAGCCTCCAGTTATGGAAGACGTCATTCGCAAATACACCAAGGAAGAACATGACGAGACCCCGGTGTTCCTAATCTTTATCAACGACGGCGGTGTCCTGCCCAAGACCAAGAAGATTATCCACGCTGCTTCCGGAGAACCGATCTTCTGGCAGTTTGTTGGTATCGGCAAGTCTGATTTCAAGGTGCTGAAGCAGTTGGATACGCTGGAAGGAAGACTCGTTGACAATGCCAGCTTCATTCAGTTGAATGATATCGAGCGCAAAAGCCGGGAGATCCGCAAGCTGGCTCTGCTCTCCCTCAGTTGA
- a CDS encoding TerD family protein produces MQLIKGQKMDITKGRKLSSLALNFGWTAQVTGIGIDAAAFLLSERNRCERDEDFTFYGNPQSSNGAVTHTPLNSHGREKISISLNRLPQEIARIALTMTIYEGDKQGHTMKQVKDAYLQIVDEGSGEELGRFDYGSDLSDETAVVAAELYQYNGEWKLHAVGSGFNRHCAGYQRLHAEAV; encoded by the coding sequence GTGCAGCTGATCAAAGGACAGAAAATGGACATTACGAAAGGACGAAAACTATCCAGTCTAGCCCTGAATTTTGGATGGACGGCCCAGGTTACTGGAATCGGAATTGATGCCGCTGCCTTTTTGCTGTCAGAGCGGAACCGCTGCGAGCGGGACGAGGATTTTACTTTCTACGGTAACCCGCAGTCCTCAAACGGTGCTGTAACACATACCCCATTAAACTCGCACGGCAGGGAAAAAATCAGCATTTCGCTTAACCGTCTTCCGCAGGAAATTGCCCGCATCGCTTTGACGATGACCATCTACGAAGGGGACAAGCAGGGGCATACGATGAAGCAGGTAAAAGACGCCTATCTTCAAATCGTGGATGAAGGCAGCGGCGAGGAACTAGGCCGGTTCGATTACGGCTCGGACTTGTCCGACGAGACCGCTGTCGTCGCAGCCGAGCTCTACCAGTACAACGGCGAATGGAAGCTTCATGCGGTAGGCAGCGGTTTTAATCGGCATTGTGCTGGATATCAGCGGCTCCATGCAGAGGCTGTATAA
- a CDS encoding 3'-5' exonuclease, producing the protein MNFTAIDFETANAGRASACALGLVQVNEGQIIAEHNWLIDPQSPFDGRNIAIHGITPSMVRGQPTFVELWPTLEPLLQGQIVVAHNASFDMSVIRYCLDEAGTSYPSFQYLCTYEYRREAGGRRSANDFSDFSDFSEFSDSSFRLGINQGPAYKDKP; encoded by the coding sequence ATGAATTTTACAGCTATCGATTTCGAGACCGCCAATGCGGGCCGAGCCAGCGCTTGCGCACTGGGACTCGTCCAGGTCAACGAAGGACAAATCATTGCTGAGCACAACTGGCTGATCGATCCTCAAAGTCCTTTTGACGGCAGAAATATCGCCATTCACGGGATTACCCCTTCCATGGTGCGCGGTCAACCTACATTCGTCGAGCTTTGGCCTACTCTGGAGCCCTTGCTGCAAGGACAAATTGTGGTTGCCCATAATGCTTCCTTTGACATGAGCGTAATCCGATACTGTCTGGATGAGGCGGGAACAAGCTATCCGTCCTTTCAATATCTATGCACTTATGAATACCGGAGAGAGGCCGGTGGAAGGCGTTCAGCCAACGATTTCAGTGACTTCAGTGATTTCAGCGAATTCAGCGACTCGTCATTCCGGCTTGGAATTAATCAAGGGCCAGCGTACAAAGATAAGCCATGA
- a CDS encoding TerD family protein: MELIKGQRTKISHEHQHFRLLVEINGETRAAGANLEGAALLLNKSGSCLPEDGFIYRGSRTNQDYSVLSYKPQPDKCHFIVDFGRLPDEIDRIVLALIPADEGASSPMERSANASVALIDADSGTLLVRFPFQAACGRESAVIAGELYRYHSEWKFNPVGAGYPGGVKALCKSYGIENALEDAETAAATETVGFSEGSENK; encoded by the coding sequence TTGGAATTAATCAAGGGCCAGCGTACAAAGATAAGCCATGAGCATCAGCATTTCAGACTGCTTGTTGAAATTAACGGAGAGACGAGAGCCGCCGGCGCGAACTTGGAGGGAGCTGCGCTCCTGCTGAACAAATCCGGCAGCTGCCTGCCAGAGGATGGCTTCATTTACCGTGGCAGTCGAACAAACCAGGATTATTCGGTCTTGTCGTATAAGCCACAACCGGACAAGTGCCACTTCATAGTCGATTTCGGTCGGCTTCCGGATGAAATTGACCGGATCGTCTTGGCGTTGATTCCGGCTGATGAAGGGGCCTCGTCTCCAATGGAGCGGAGTGCGAATGCCAGCGTCGCTTTGATTGATGCAGATTCAGGGACATTGCTGGTCCGGTTCCCATTCCAGGCTGCGTGCGGCAGGGAAAGTGCGGTTATTGCCGGAGAACTGTACAGATACCATTCGGAATGGAAGTTCAACCCGGTAGGAGCCGGGTATCCAGGAGGAGTGAAGGCACTGTGCAAAAGCTATGGCATAGAAAATGCTCTTGAGGATGCCGAAACCGCCGCGGCTACTGAAACAGTCGGTTTTTCGGAAGGGTCGGAGAATAAATAA
- a CDS encoding alpha-N-arabinofuranosidase — MSIRASMIADKDFVLAEIDKRIYGSFIEHLGRAVYGGIYEPGHPLADENGFRLDVLNAVRDLNVPIIRYPGGNFVSGYNWEDGVGPVESRKRKLELAWWTTETNEIGTNEFAEWAKMAGSDVMMAVNLGTRGIDAARNLVEYCNHPSGSYWSDLRISHGYREPHRFKTWCLGNEMDGPWQIGAKTATEYGRLANETAKVMKWVDPTLELVACGSSGSDMPTFAEWEATVLDLCYENVDYLSLHMYYNNHEDNTPNFLARSLNLDHFIGSVAAICDYIQAKKKSRKKIHLSLDEWNVWKTQGTSLSETRWQIAPPECEDVYNMEDALVIGCCLITMLKHADRVRMACLAQLVNVIAPITTEKGGGMWLHTTYYPYLHASMYGRGTVLHPMIKSPKYDSKDFTDVPYLESVCVYKEETGEITVFAVNRHLSEAMELTLDIRSFGAVELVEHIVMEHDDLKAFNSKEEPNRITPHTGGQTFKEEAAFKSILPKASWNVIRLKLQR, encoded by the coding sequence TTGAGTATTCGAGCGTCCATGATTGCAGATAAGGATTTTGTGTTGGCTGAGATAGATAAGCGGATTTACGGATCATTCATCGAGCATTTGGGAAGAGCAGTATACGGGGGAATCTATGAGCCGGGCCATCCCCTTGCGGATGAGAACGGCTTCCGTCTCGATGTGCTCAACGCAGTCCGCGATCTGAATGTGCCAATCATCCGTTATCCGGGAGGCAACTTCGTATCCGGCTACAACTGGGAAGACGGGGTAGGTCCGGTCGAGTCCCGCAAGCGCAAGCTGGAGCTGGCCTGGTGGACCACCGAGACGAACGAGATCGGAACGAATGAATTCGCCGAATGGGCAAAAATGGCGGGCAGCGACGTCATGATGGCCGTCAATCTCGGCACACGCGGCATCGATGCCGCCCGGAATCTGGTGGAATACTGCAATCACCCCTCCGGCTCTTACTGGAGCGATCTGCGGATCTCTCACGGCTACCGGGAGCCTCACCGGTTCAAGACCTGGTGCCTCGGCAACGAGATGGACGGCCCTTGGCAGATCGGAGCCAAAACGGCGACCGAGTACGGAAGACTTGCCAATGAAACGGCCAAAGTCATGAAATGGGTGGACCCAACGCTGGAACTGGTAGCCTGCGGCAGCTCCGGCAGCGATATGCCGACCTTTGCCGAGTGGGAAGCGACGGTTCTGGATTTATGCTATGAGAATGTGGATTACCTCTCCCTGCACATGTACTACAACAACCATGAAGACAACACGCCGAATTTCCTGGCCCGCTCGCTGAACCTGGATCATTTTATCGGCAGCGTCGCCGCCATCTGTGATTATATTCAAGCCAAGAAAAAAAGCCGCAAGAAAATCCACCTCTCCCTAGACGAATGGAATGTGTGGAAGACACAGGGGACCAGCCTGTCCGAAACCCGTTGGCAGATTGCCCCGCCGGAGTGCGAGGATGTCTATAACATGGAGGATGCGCTCGTCATCGGCTGCTGCCTCATTACGATGCTGAAGCATGCCGACCGGGTCCGGATGGCCTGCCTGGCGCAGCTGGTTAACGTGATCGCTCCGATCACCACGGAGAAAGGCGGCGGAATGTGGCTCCATACGACCTACTATCCGTATCTCCACGCCTCGATGTATGGCAGAGGGACCGTGCTGCATCCCATGATCAAATCACCGAAATACGATTCCAAGGACTTCACCGACGTTCCTTATCTCGAGTCAGTATGCGTATATAAGGAAGAAACCGGTGAGATTACCGTCTTTGCGGTCAATCGGCATTTGTCCGAGGCGATGGAGCTCACGCTGGACATCCGCAGCTTCGGCGCAGTCGAGCTGGTCGAGCATATCGTAATGGAGCATGATGATTTGAAGGCGTTCAACAGCAAGGAAGAGCCGAACCGCATCACTCCCCACACCGGCGGCCAAACCTTCAAAGAAGAAGCAGCCTTCAAGAGCATACTGCCAAAGGCGTCATGGAATGTTATCCGGTTGAAGCTGCAGAGATGA